Proteins encoded in a region of the Panthera uncia isolate 11264 chromosome B2 unlocalized genomic scaffold, Puncia_PCG_1.0 HiC_scaffold_24, whole genome shotgun sequence genome:
- the GPSM3 gene encoding G-protein-signaling modulator 3 translates to MPTPPRLTRGEAAALNEEGPALLPENKGEELQKGGVEPITTNVKDGTPGTWKGLGKLRQEQRHRKRKWAVSLAPCPPHPHLIGPDVSQHQGPHQDEHGWPPVNTTTRPWRSAPPSPPPPGTRHTALGPCSASLLSLQTELLLDLVAEAQSRRLEEQRATFHIPQNPPSIAPAPLRPLEDREQLYSTILSHQCQRMEAQRSEPPLPPGGQELLELLLRVQGGGRMEEQRSRPPTHTC, encoded by the exons ATGCCCACTCCTCCTCGTCTTACACGTGGAGAAGCTGCAGCCCTGAATGAAGAGGGCCCAGCCCTTCTCCCAGAAAATAAGGGTGAGGAGCTACAGAAGGGTGGAGTGGAACCAATTACTACAAACGTAAAGGAT GGGACTCCGGGGACTTGGAAGGGCTTGGGCAAACTGAGGCaggaacagagacacagaaagaggaaatgggCTGTCAGCCTAGCCCCCTGCCCACCACACCCCCACTTGATTGGACCGGATGTCTCCCAGCATCAGGGCCCCCATCAGGATGAGCATGGCTGGCCCCCTGTGAACACCACCACTCGGCCTTGGCGATCTGCTCCTccgtcccctcctcctccagggaccCGCCACACAG ccctggggcccTGCTCGgcctccctgctctccctgcagACTGAGCTCCTTCTGGATTTGGTGGCTGAGGCCCAGTCCCGCCGCCTAGAGGAGCAAAGAGCCACCTTCCACATCCCCCAGAACCCCCCAAGCATAGCCCCAGCCCCACTTCGGCCTCTTGAGGACAGAGAACAGCTCTACAGCACTATCCTCAGTCACCAG TGCCAGCGGATGGAAGCCCAGCGGTCAGAGCCTCCCCTACCCCCAGGGGGACAGGAGCTCCTGGAGTTGCTGCTGAGAGTTCAGGGTGGAGGTCGAATGGAGGAGCAAAGGTCCCGGCCCCCCACACATACCTGCTGA